The Magnolia sinica isolate HGM2019 chromosome 3, MsV1, whole genome shotgun sequence genome includes the window TTCACGATGTTGCGGTGCCGAATTTTCAGTAACGCTTGTATTTCATTCCTAAAACAAATTTCATTGACAGATTCTCCACCTTCCGAAGAGCAAAGTTTCTTTACCGCCACTATCTGACCTGTCGGTAATTCTGCTTTGTACACATTCCCAGATCCTCCTACTCCGATGCAGTACTTGTCGTCGAAATCCTCGGTTGCTACAATGATATCTTTGTACACAATCCtcccatcataattccatattgaaaaCAGATCATTGTTGGCTATGCGCATTTCCACTTCCTCTGTATTTCCAGCCATTCGATGGAAAATGGACACCACTTTGATAAAGACAAATATAAGAAGCAATGCTCCTAAAATAGGAACAATGACGAAGATTGCAACCATGTAGCCTTTTCTTCCACCACCATTTCCTGTCCAAGATGAATTACAAGATGGCAAGCCTTCAATTTCGCCGCATAAACCTTTATTTTCTAAGAAAGCCTCGACCAGAGACTCCTtgaaaactttactttctggaatagGACCCTCCAACTGATTGTACGAAAAATCAATAGATGTCAAGCTGTTCATCTCTTCGAAAGAAGATGGAATTGAACCAGAGAGCCTGTTGTGGGAGAGATTCAAGTTTTCTAGCATTCGCAGATTTCCGAGCTGTGATGGTATCTCTCCAGTGAGCAAGTTGTGACTAAGATCTAGCATATCTTGTAAGAACACTAGATTCCCAATTTGAAATGGCATGCTCCCATTCAAATTGTTTTTGCTCAGCTTCAAATGCCTCAGTTCAGAGCAGTCCCCTAGTCGTTCTGGTATCGGTCCACTCAAGCTGTTTCCTGACAGGTCAAGAATCTGCAAATTGGATAGATTTCCAATTTCTAATGGTATCTCCCCAGAAAGTCTATTATCATTTAAGCTCAAGTTCAACAGAGAAGACATACGCCCGAATTCCTTTGGAACCTCTCCTACCAGTTGGTTTGAAGAAAGGCCAAGTACTCCGAGTTGAGACAACTGCCCATACTTGGGCGGTATCCTACCCGAAATCATATTTCCTGATAAATGCAGCCTTGTTAGATTTCGAAATTCTCCCCAATTTGGTGGTAGATCACCATACAAGTTGTTATCGCTCAAATCAATGTATTCAAGATTTGGATATACACCTAAATCTTCAGATATATTTCCTGTGAGCTGGTTTCCGTAGAGCACGAGTTTAATTAAGCTTGTGCAGTTTTTCaagcttttggggatgggacctGTGAAATTGTTCTTATAGGCGCTGAACCTTTTGAGCGATCCGCGTTGGCATAGTTGTGGCAAATGGCCAGAGAAGTTGTTGTCACTCAAGCTTAATGTTTCCAATTTCATTAGATTCGAGAATTGTATTGAACCTGATAACTGATTCCCAAGTAAACCTAATCTGGTCAGGTTACTCAAATTGGCAAAAGATGTAGGAATTGGACCGGTGAGTTTGTTCATCAGCAAGCTTAGGTCAACCAAATTCCGTAGGTTTCCTAGCTCATGTGGGATTGAACCAGAAATCTGATTGTCGAAGAGCCGCAAGATGGTGAGCTTGGTCAGGTTTCCTAATGCGGAAGGGATGGAACCCGTTATAGAGTTGATGGAGAGCCCTAACTCAGTGAGATTCCTAAGATTTCCTATTTGTGGAGGGATGGAGCCGGAAATCTTGTTACGGGAGAGGTTGATGATCGTAAGATCAGTTAGGTTTCCTATAATGGGAGGGATGGAACCAGAAATCTGATTGCGCCACAGGTTCAATACAGTAAGCTTGGCTAAGTTTCCTAATGACAATGGTACAGAGCCACTAAGAAGGTTATGGGACATGGCTAGCTCATTTAAGTTAATCAAGTCTCCTAATTGCGAAGGGATGGGACCGGAGAGTTTGTTCAtggacagattaaggaaggtgaGTTTAGAGAGAGTACCGATATCTGCCGGTATGGTTCCGAGGAGTGTGTTGTTATTGAGATCGAGACGAATGAGGTTCGGAAATGATGGGAAGCTCAAGTTATGGAGATTACCTTGCAAACCGGCACTCGGCAGGTTGATGTCAGTCACGCGTCCCACGTCGTCGCATAAGATTCCAGTCCAATTGCATGGGGTTTTGGTGGTGGAATTGGTGAGTGACCATGAATTGAGAGAGGGTTGTGTTTGTGAGAGACTGGATTTCCATTTGAGAAGGGATTCTGCTTCTGATTCTTCTGATGTAGCTGTTGTTTTTGTAGTTGCATATGAGAAAAGCAGCACAAGCAATCCAAGTGATAAGAGAATGGAGAAAGATTTGACTTTGAGCATGTTTGGCTGCTGATGGTATTGGGATTTTCAACGATGGAAGATGGATCATGTGTATATGTACCAGAGCGCACCTGGACTATATCTGCCTACgcattttcaattctgacaattGAGGCCTCTAGTTAGTTAGTCTAGACCATTGGTTTCTTGAGTCCCACTTTGACGGAGCATGCacccccaaaaaaataaaaaatattaactgGGAGATTTTAcggtctgattttattttatttttaattatttttgtgtGGTTGAACGTGGACTGCTGTTTTATTTCTCAtatgtcttttattttttttgtgtgtggTTGAACTTGGACTgctgttttatttttcttattaacCATTTGTCTATATGCCAGAAATCGAAAGATTAAGATTGATCTGTCGAGTATCTTTTCAAGTGATGATCGATCCTTGGTGGGAGACAACAGATTAATGGTATAGATTGTCAAAAAGCGGCCCTAGTTGTCAGAATTAAGAACGCATGTATTCTGTAGAAATTGCAGGTGATAATATTGTGTAATAATTCATCCTAAGAGGGCAAAGTCTCAACTTGCGTGCTTTTAAAGGAATGAAAGTCGTACTCGCCGGCTAGGTAGTCATACTCCGCCCTTTATTCAACCGACCGTAGACTTACCTTACCAATATATACTCCTGTTGTACAGACAACTAACATTGGGATGAAATTACTCCTATTTTTCACCTGCTCTTACCTGAAATCAAGGGGTATATGCGTCCTAAACTTATTTTGGTATCTTAAAAATTTATTTTGGTGAAAAAAAACTTGTGaccgttggaaaaaaaaaaaaaaaaatttacatataAATACAGCACGCTAAATTTTCCCCCCGAAAATGGGACACATTATGGTAGAGACGGCTATACCAGCGTATTGTAGATCTCTCTCCACTGTATGCGTGGAAAGGAAGtgtataaatctggatctttcaGTGGaagcataaaacatagatcagTTCGTCCTATCCATCGGATTGATTTCCTTCAAACAGATTGGAAGAAGCAAAAATACTTGAGGTTAGTcgtttaaaaaaatacaaaatggtTATTCCTGCGATCACCcaattggtttttgttttttttttaaaaataaataaattcaaatcgTAGATCATACATTGTAGGTTCTGataaatggacggtcctgattaagTGTGTTTTTATTCAATATGTACATTGGAAAGGAAGCTCTACCATATGCCATACAACGGACTCAAACGTGCCTTTCAGAGGAATTCTAATCGCACCCGAACGAGTACACTTTTTTTTGGCAATCACGTCTCTCTTGTAATCAAATCCGTTTATTAGGTGTACAAACGTTTTAAATTTCTTTAGATTAAAAATATAGGACAGATCATAAATGGATTTGAAAGATGCAAAAGCaaacacttagggcctgtttgatttttgaatgCAGGTGTAAATACCCATTTACCGGGTAATTGTTACCGTTTTGCCTTGGAAATTTCTGCCTTGAAAATCGGTTTAAAAGTCTTAGTTTAAAATTTTGGACCTCAAGGTTaatatctgctccgtccatcagttgcaccacaacattttaagacataggctaaaaaattgagTTAGATCCAGCACTCAATGGACCACATCTAAAGAAAGAGTgttcctgagaagtttttaacggtaagcatTTGATTCACTTTTTTACGTGGCgtaatccacttgagcttttaatatgcctcattttttggctcatgcgaTAAATTCATCTgccataatggatgaacggcatggataagcaacatgcatcacggtgggacccacaaatattttacagTTTTTTCAATTTTTGCATAAAAAAGCAAGGGATTAAATCAGATACGGGGAAGGGTGCGGTATATATAGGAGGAAATAATTACGACGCATTTACACTGCATTTATCAGTgaactggaaaatcaaacaagcccttaatttTGGTGTGGTGTCGGATCATTTGACTAGATATCAAATAATCATCATGGCGTACCTTATAAAAAATCAACTGTGAATGTCCATCTCTCAAACGTTTCGTTTGATGTGGTCAATGTAAATCAACAATCATCCTGATTGTTTGGCTTAGGACCTAACGTAGGATTACACGTGTAACTTATATACATCATGTGAGCTCCCGCAGGCATtatatcttctttcttctttattctttttatttcttttattttaatacATAAAGCTAAACCCCTTTCAATCAACCCGCAATGCGACGGAGTCGATCGTAGCACGCAGGCCCAAAGGCAGCTTATGGTGATGTACAACCACCATGGTAAACCCTGGTGATGTAAAATTTCCATGGatgctaccatgatgtatgtgtttatccatgccgtccattcaactttttggatcattttatggcattagcctgataatgaggcagatccaaatctcaagcaaaCTATACCATGCGACCTGCAAATagtggtggtgattgaacgcccacaattACAAAACTTCTCAGTGgttacaaaatttttggatcaagttgatatttgtgttttcccttcatcaaggtctgcgTGATCGAATCAATAGTACGGTAGCAAATaactattacagtgggcctaagaagttttccagcagtaggcattcaatagccattttcctgtggtgtggtccacctaaaatttgtatctacttcatttttgggctcatgttttaaaatgatctaaaatattgaatggacggcgtggataaaaacatacataAGTAGAGTCCACATAGGTTTTACATCACCACAGGCTACCTTTGGTGCTGCTGTAGCTGTTGCCAGCCGAGTTCAAGAACGATTCCCAACACAATTTTGGCGGGCCACGCAGATGTTATGAAATCCACTTCGACCAGTAGATGTAGTCCCATTTTACGCATGTAGTCGAAAAGTCAGGCTGACATGTGATTCAGATGggacacaccaaaggaaaacgtttggacgtccaccgttgattttttgtAGGCCCGGTGTGAtgattatgtaaaatccatttgAACAGTTAGATGCCGTATAGAAAAAAATAGTCCAGGGCTCAAAAATCAATATAATCTGTGATTCGGATGGGCCACATTAAAGGAAAATGTTTGGACGTCCACAGTTGACTTTTCGTATGCCCAGTGTGAtgattatgtaaaatccatttgAACCATTAGATTCTATATAGAAAAATACTCCAGGGCTCAAAATCAATATAATCTGTGATTCGGATGGACCACACcgagggaaacagtttggagggtgagagCCACcccaaatatctttttcaatcaTTTGGCCCAATTGGATCAAAGATGGGGATGGTCTTTGACCCCAATACTTAAAATTGGGTCACCCAGCTGGTGGTTGGTGTGGATTTTGGAAGCACACTACAGTCGGGTCTACATAGCTTCATAAGCCAATATGCAATTCACTACCCCGCCTTGATTTTTGGTTATTGATGGATTCTCTCTCACAAGTCACAAGAATAAGCTGGAGTTTCTACCTCCCTTTCACTGCCAAAAGGTAATGTCTAAGATTTTCTAGTAATAATGTGAACactgaaccgagctagcttggttagctcgcttggctcgacttgaaaaaactcgattcaactcggttcgaagctgagttcgagctcgaaTCGAGGtgatttttaagctcgaaaatgagttcgagctggccccagctcgactcgacccggagcaaacccaactcaaatcaaacttagatcgaaccagttcggtgactcggttactctaatattgatgttgttcaacaagtgtttaatgaaatgactcaaaaaagtatggccggtggcaaggaaggtatggatatgaaaccaatatcttctttttttcttgatttttatattgcttataatgtgtttgataaaatacctgtaaaactattgttgttgtctcaaatatagtgtgattttgaaggtgcagtcaaggcgtttgtgaaaatgctgcaatggtgaacttggctcgatcttgactcgaactcggctcgaattggcctgagctggccagtcaggctcgaggaccaagccgagccgagttcgagctgaggttagctaggggccaagccgagtcgagctgaggccagctcgactcggttcaactcgatgtacacccctaggtaatATCATGTACTAGAAGGAATTTTGGAGTAAAAATTCCACCAACACTAGTTTTCTAAAAACATGGAACTGCTGCTAAGTTAAAATAGCATATTTATCGTCATTTAAAAAGGAGATAGTGAGAGGAAtgtttagtgtgtgtgtgtgtgtgtgtgtgtgtgtgtgtgtgtgtgtgtagggaaaaggttttatacagttgagctcatgggaactcccaatgaggttgagctgtgtgagccccaccatgatgtatgttgaacatcaacgccgtgcatttgatgggtcccctttaaattatgggatatcccaaaaatcagcaggaactcaggtgggccataccatctaaaatcatgtgaaaacatgcctaaaacatataaaagcacttgatggggcccacttgaaatttagatacgTCTGAAACTtgggtctaacccctcatccaagtgggacacacataatggatgggctggatttgtgaaccacatctcggtggacccaaaaaatgattataaatgttttaatggaaaacccctctcaacttttgtatgtggtgtggcccacacaagtcacggattgactttatttttaagccctaggcctagtatggaatggtgcatctgactgatggggtagatgttcgacacacatcatggtggggcccacacagatcaacctcatggggagttcccatgagctctacgtatagaactatatatatattggaGTAAAAATTGGGCTTGTTTCATTCATGAAAGGCatggaaaataaaataatgttTCTCATATCCAGTGTTTGGCCAGTTGGTTTTTTTACTCCCTGATCCATactggtagactaagtgaaagtcacctcgtttcaacattgaggtcttgggatcgattccccagtgggggtggctaaaagTGAAGTGAGAAAAGACAGTCgagtgtacttacaagctaataAAAACAAaagtttgtttttaattattattttatttttttttaatgagaaattGTGAGAAGAGTTACTTAAACGCCCACTTCATATGTACCACATGTGCTAAATGAGACTTTGTCCATCTTCAATCATACCCCGCATGTTTGACtatcccacatgtgcaacattCATCTTATACCCCACAAGTTTAAAGAGCGCGCAATATGTTAATGTGCCACATATGCCACTTCATATCCATCTTCTCTTGGGCCTTACATGTGCtattgtgccacatgtgccaccattcatcatgtgttCCACAAGTGCAAAGCACTTCTCAAGTttaaatgtgccacatgtgctatTGTCCACCTTTAATTCTCTAAATTAATATGCCACGTGCTAATGGTGCCAATTTGCACAAATGTCATCATCTAGCCTTAGTACCCCCATGTCAAATGTGTAAATGCATGCCATGTGCCGCATGTGTTACCTTACAACTTCAAACACGTCACATGTACCACACATGCCACAATTCAATTTTTAATGTccacatatgtcatgtatgccacatgtgcgaCTATTCATCTCTAAGCATCCCACATGCACCACATGTGCCAGATGTGCCAATCTAGCGCATGCTAGTGACTACttaaaatctttttttcttttgttcttttttaaaTTTGCTTTTCCAAAcaacaagcttaaaaataaattctaaaatttatgcGAAAATATTGTTAAAAACAAACAAGAAAAACTGTTGATGCTGTAATCTGGTCATACCCACTAGATCGTATCGCAGAAGGGATCTCCTTGTGATTGTCTGGGCAGGATTCTCGAGGAAAATCATGGGAAGGCAACAGGAATTTCCTAGTGGTCGGTATCTAAGGAGGTTGAGGTCGATTGATGGATCTCTGAGTCACTAGTTGAGGTCGGTCGAGGTCTACCCCAACAATGCTAATAATTAAAGTTGATGTCTGAGGTCCGAACTCTGAGGTTGGAACCCTCGGTGGTCAATGTCACCACTCACGGCTGATGGTCGAGTTGGCTACGGAGCTCGCGCTCAGTCATCCGTGGCTGAACTCGTTCACAACCCATTATCCGAGCTATTGGTCGTGTTGCTTCCCTCTACTAATTGGATCAGCTTTCATAGATGTCCACTGGCCGTAACAGAAGAGTCAACTTAACGACCGAGGCCACCACTCCTTACCTGGTACCTGGATTATCCACGGAGGTCATACTCGGCGCCCAAGTTCGAGCTCTAACCTGGGCTCTTATCCGAGCTGTTTGCCTTGTTTGCAGTTGCTTGATCAGTCCAGTTTTAATATTTCGTTTTTTGGATATGAGGAATTTGGCAATTTGGGGCTCACCCTGATGAGGTAGTGACATCCAACGGTCCATATATTCAGTTTTTAATAATAAGCTTAGATCCAAAAATTTAAACCTGATCTACTAACTACCATAGGGAAACTGGGTTGTATGAATTAGATTGAAACCATTCATAGATGTGTCCCACGAGGATTATTTGTTTCAATGATCACCCCTAATAGACAATCCTATCCACCTTATCTGTGGACATTAAAACGGAGGGTGGAAAACAAGAATACTGGTGCTTTGGTCCATGTGAGCTGTTGCTGTGGGTTGTTTTTTACCCACGGCCCAGCATCAAGAAGTCTTATCTAGTTGATTTAACAAGTATGTTCACCAAGTGCAGTGAATATTTCAAAGGCTACCTCCTTCAAATTGAAGGGCCCAAATCTATCCATAGgctgatttcttcttttataACTATATGTTTTCCAAGCCATCGTAGAATTGTTACGATTATCTGATGTGTGATTTTAAAGCAAGACTAGACTGGACATAGCTAAATTGTTGATTAGGCCTATTTTATCAtaaatgatcttaaccacatATTTTATTGGCTTTACATAAAATGACTACGATCATCAAATGTGTGTAATTTTCTCATAATCTTAAAAATGTTCGTTGCACATAATGGGCAGCTTGTACAAGTGTCCCTTGCAAATAGGAGAACGTGTATAGTCGGTCCTTATGAATTTTCACACGTTCCATCATGCTTAGAACATtttatccatccatcaggtggcccAAGTATAGGTGTCCTATCAATTCAGATGTGTAAACCAAGCCGTAGTGTGGACCAATACATGAACCTGTTGCAGGGTATctacattgtggggtccacttgacacTAATCTTCAACGTGAGACACGTAATCAAATTGGATTGATTTGGTCCCACCCATTGACTGACAGGACCCCAGATTGCAATTACGTTTCCTTCCCCAGATTGATGCATCGTTCCTCTGTTTTGGATACACGGAAACATGAAAGCTATAGTTGGGTCATGGGTCCCACTCTTATTGTGTAACGTTTCTGTATATTTTTTTTCCATCACAAGCTCATGTTAATTATtttaaactcaagtggaccacatcaaagaaacagtggagattgaatgctcactattgaaaacttctttgaagTCATGAAGTTTTGGATtcggctgatatttgtgcttcatCTGaggaacagattagatggcatataaacatcccgGTTGGCCCATAATGATTTCGAGAGTCAGTGATTTCATCCCCACTCTTTGGGGTGGTCTCATCTAATGAGCAGGGATCATGTAGTCATTGCTATTGCATTCCTATCAGGTCTAAATTGGGGggaatatacatacatatatatatatatatatatatatatatatatatatatatatatatatatatatatatatatatatatatatgttcactccccaagtatagggttgtgatgtagtaataaactcggtgagaccgaggtcgaatccacagggaccgaaAATTAtacgtgatctggaactaactagatctagaactagcaaaagatgtaatctaaatcaaatagaatttaaggaataattattggataattatcgaaaacttaaataattcagggaataagaaactagggattcagaggatccacttgtagagatcagggagatcattATGCTTGCTTCaaaaaaaatcatggaacttaaactgaacttcctctgatataattttcaaagagatgaaaggtatatgaattagaatagattccatcaccaaaccatgcccaggagacaaagtaaacaacagaattaaactaattaccaaccaaccaacaatgtatgaagatcggaaagggtactgtcatcctaccctgcccatggaacaatgatgaataacagggcttcctgacttcataacataaaaaggagaaagaaatactcaaagccattgcaaaaccattgtaatttcagtcacaacggaccattaaagactaagaaaaatattcctttaataatcaactaaaatcacattcagtttatgaattttaaattacaggcagaaaatataatctcccatcagactacgagcttcacctcttagccctagctaagaggtttagccacacatgaatgggttgAACAaagcaaatgaaaaaaaataaaaagagaaagaaaagaacaagaaggaaagaaaaaaaaccagTCGCACGTCTAGCCTCCAAAAGAACTTCTCCCTGACGTCTAGCCAAGCTCCTCCCCAAACCGATCTTCCTGTTTTTCCTTATATCCTGGTCTGCTGGGACCTGAAGACTTCATGCCGAAGTCTAAGTTGTTGCGTAGGGAGAGAAGGACAGCTGTTTACGCAGCAGCGTTCGTATGCGCAGTGAAAACGCAAAACATCTTGCGTTTGGATTGTATTTACTGCGCGATATCAAACTATCCGTCATTTCTAAGATCTTGGCTAGAatattggcctccctgtggatacattggacggtctggatcactcaaaacattaatgatcgtggcccactaccccccGCAATTCCCGGATTTGTCCGGACGCGGAAAACAGGGGGGGAGGGCTGATCTCTGCGGGATTCACATGTGATGTTTTCTTAATAGATCAGGTCCATTCAGTGGTCTTGTAGGGTCTAGTTAGGCTATTATTCCAAATTTGAAGTGGCCTCGAGCTATGAGTGGACCACTGCTCTGATCAACACGCGGAGAACGCTCCAGTCTTTTCACTCTTGTTCTtgtgcatggatgcatggaaatgatccgGTTATGGTCTAATTTCCCTCCTAGATACGATGAACGTGTCAGATTATCGATTCAgacgatgatggtgggccattggcggATCAGCGGACGGACCTGTGCGGAGGAAAAACAGAGACTCTCCTGCTCTGTATAGGAGAGTCGGGTGGGAGTGGCTAACGCGGTTTGACCGCTTGTGATGGGTTCGGTGCACTGCGAGTACTCTTGCAGCAGTGCACGTGCAGTACTCTTTTGGGCCCCTCAGTGATATAtctgataaatccacaccatccatttcttttttcttcatctcATTTAATGCGTGAGCCCGAGTTTGAAAATATCcgaatattaggtgggcccaaaatcaatggttatggGTAGATCTGTcctttgggccacttccagagggatccaatggataaaattttacgtgtacggttaatttatggtcctcaggccatgtataaagttttgaaccgaacagatgatggaaacccagtgatcttgcattctggctgacttccaggccgcttgagcttcagtttctcgattttcgcggacccctgctttataattccgtcgctcttggtctcctagagtccgtcccttgccttggtgattctggagcatcaaatccatgcatttaccaccctttttcagtccaggctcttaaacacaccctgcattacaaacacgattaattcaggccgttaagcaatatcataatcgtaaatccatgcaatcaatggggtctaatatgcaatatttgaccctcaacacaacccccaaccagcattttgctagtcctgagcaaagtatgcgaaaataagttgagaattccaGGACAATTCGTATGAACTCGAATGACTTTTGCAAAATAATTCAGATACGGGACTGTTACGttgcatgaatgttgggccttactctctcctagactcaaacacacggtaCATTTCATATTCaatttcaaagtattagtcccttaattagaacaatcctaaacaatgagttccacaggtgtatagtgtaatctcggctttcaacattaatatgtaactctctgtttcaggatatcattggtaaccagtaAGAGAgtccatgataaccaaaacttgccttgaagatcatcttttcattccttcagcttttgatgatttttttttaattaaaagtaataccaaaacaaatcctcacctatagggagcaaacctatggtgaagactgcgtACTCAAACCTTTTTACGTATTATCCGTAGGGAATGAAATCCACAtgtatagggagcaaacctatagtgaagagttCTTGCCTAACCTCTTTTAACGGTAActtttcctttcaattgatcatgacggcaaaaaaaaattttttttttttttttgaaagatggttccttccatgcttactgatcaccaaattaacccttcagtatcaaactgaaatcttaatgtgtaagcgaatgtgacatgtgaaatcatgactcaatcaatgtttaaaacttctaaccatggactaacaatttaaattttactgtgaaatctaatagataactgaatccaagagtcataaagtaccaacatcacgcatcttgaaattctaagtgccctagatggccgtcaaaatcacttcgaattcatcagaaatcctgaaaaattaaaaattttcacaacttttgctcaagactaagaaaacactgattaggaaacctgaTCTACTACCCCCAaccgaaaatctacattgtcttcaatgtaaaggaaataaacatgcaatgcacatgagacaacggaaatataggaggagtgatggaaagatagtacctggacgaaagaatcaagggctttccaaagatatctacgtaagagcgggtcagcacaagagagaaaccaacaaaaataaaataaaataaaaataacaaaaatgaaatcctacctacaccactttcgcaggtactctcgattgcatttagcaga containing:
- the LOC131240531 gene encoding MDIS1-interacting receptor like kinase 2-like, which produces MLKVKSFSILLSLGLLVLLFSYATTKTTATSEESEAESLLKWKSSLSQTQPSLNSWSLTNSTTKTPCNWTGILCDDVGRVTDINLPSAGLQGNLHNLSFPSFPNLIRLDLNNNTLLGTIPADIGTLSKLTFLNLSMNKLSGPIPSQLGDLINLNELAMSHNLLSGSVPLSLGNLAKLTVLNLWRNQISGSIPPIIGNLTDLTIINLSRNKISGSIPPQIGNLRNLTELGLSINSITGSIPSALGNLTKLTILRLFDNQISGSIPHELGNLRNLVDLSLLMNKLTGPIPTSFANLSNLTRLGLLGNQLSGSIQFSNLMKLETLSLSDNNFSGHLPQLCQRGSLKRFSAYKNNFTGPIPKSLKNCTSLIKLVLYGNQLTGNISEDLGVYPNLEYIDLSDNNLYGDLPPNWGEFRNLTRLHLSGNMISGRIPPKYGQLSQLGVLGLSSNQLVGEVPKEFGRMSSLLNLSLNDNRLSGEIPLEIGNLSNLQILDLSGNSLSGPIPERLGDCSELRHLKLSKNNLNGSMPFQIGNLVFLQDMLDLSHNLLTGEIPSQLGNLRMLENLNLSHNRLSGSIPSSFEEMNSLTSIDFSYNQLEGPIPESKVFKESLVEAFLENKGLCGEIEGLPSCNSSWTGNGGGRKGYMVAIFVIVPILGALLLIFVFIKVVSIFHRMAGNTEEVEMRIANNDLFSIWNYDGRIVYKDIIVATEDFDDKYCIGVGGSGNVYKAELPTGQIVAVKKLCSSEGGESVNEICFRNEIQALLKIRHRNIVKLYGFCSNVQHKFLVYEFMERRSLWIVLSNEERAVEFDWIRRMRALKGIADALSYLHHDCTPPIVHRDISASNVLLDFGFEACVSDFGTARFLNPNSSNWTAFVGTYGYAAPELAYTMKVTEKCDVYSFGVVALEVIMGQHPGEIISSLSSSSGQNILLMDVLDQRLSSPTVEVANEVVLAVVLALACICPNPQSRPSMQYVSQQLSAKRPLLHQPLDGITLHQLLGLEM